From a region of the Cucumis sativus cultivar 9930 chromosome 6, Cucumber_9930_V3, whole genome shotgun sequence genome:
- the LOC101212315 gene encoding calcium-transporting ATPase 2, plasma membrane-type: MERFLEENFSGVKPKNSSEEVLQRWRELCGVVKNPKRRFRFTANLSKRGEAAAMRQNNQEKLRIAVLVSKAAFQFIQGVQPSDYTVPEEVKAAGFHICADELGSVVEGHDTKKFKYHGGVEGIAQKLCTSTTNGLTGDADALNHRQGIYGVNKFAESEQRSFFVFVWEALQDMTLMILGLCAFVSLVVGIITEGWPHGAHDGLGIVASILLVVFVTATSDYRQSLQFKDLDKEKKKISIQVTRNSYRQKMSIYDLLPGDIVHLSIGDQVPADGLFVSGFSVLIDESSLTGESEPVMVTAENPYLLSGTKVQDGSCKMMVTTVGMRTQWGKLMATLSEGGDDETPLQVKLNGVATIIGKIGLFFAVITFAVLVQGMLSRKIREGTHWSWSADDALEVLEFFAVAVTIVVVAVPEGLPLAVTLSLAFAMKKMMNDKALVRHLAACETMGSATSICSDKTGTITTNRMTVVKSCICMNVKESCNNASDFSSDLPSSVVKLLLQSIFNNTGGEVVINQSGKRELLGTPTETALLEFGLSLGGDFQAERQAGKLIKVEPFNSLKKRMGVVLQFPEGGYRAHTKGASEIVLAACDKVINSSGEVVPLDESSIKHLNVIINQFAGEALRTLCLAYMELENGFSVNDPIPGSGYTCIGIVGIKDPVRPGVKESVAVCRSAGITVRMVTGDNINTAKAIARECGILTDDGIAIEGPDFREKSQEELLKIIPKIQVMARSSPLDKHTLVKHLRTTFDEVVAVTGDGTNDAPALHEADIGLAMGIAGTEVAKESADVIILDDNFSTIVTVGKWGRSVYINIQKFVQFQLTVNIVALIVNFSSACLTGSAPLTAVQLLWVNMIMDTLGALALATEPPTDELMKRLPVGRRGSFISNVMWRNILGQSFYQFSVIWFLQAKGKSTFGLDGPDSDLILNTLIFNSFVFCQIFNEISSREMDKIDVFKGILDNYVFVAVLGSTVIFQIIIIEFLGTFASTTPLSMSQWTFSLVIGFLGMPIAAFLKTIAV, from the exons ATGGAAAGGTTTTTGGAGGAGAATTTTAGTGGCGTCAAACCTAAAAACTCGTCGGAAGAGGTGCTGCAGAGGTGGAGGGAGCTTTGTGGTGTTGTCAAGAACCCCAAAAGAAGGTTTCGATTCACTGCTAATCTCTCTAAGCGTGGGGAAGCTGCTGCTATGCGCCAGAATAATCAG GAAAAGTTGAGGATTGCAGTTTTAGTCTCAAAAGCTGCGTTTCAATTCATCCAAG GTGTGCAACCAAGTGACTATACTGTTCCGGAGGAAGTCAAAGCTGCAGGTTTTCATATTTGTGCCGATGAACTTGGGTCTGTTGTTGAAGGCCATGATACAAAGAAGTTTAAATATCATGGTGGGGTTGAAGGGATTGCTCAGAAGCTCTGTACATCAACAACAAATGGACTTACTGGTGATGCCGATGCACTCAATCATAGGCAAGGGATTTATGGAGTAAATAAATTTGCTGAGAGTGAACAGAGGAGTttctttgtgtttgtttggGAAGCCCTTCAAGACATGACTCTCATGATTCTTGGACTCTGTGCTTTTGTCTCTTTGGTGGTTGGCATAATAACGGAAGGATGGCCACATGGAGCTCACGATGGCCTTGGAATTGTTGCTAGTATCTTATTAGTTGTGTTTGTCACAGCAACTAGTGATTACAGACAATCCCTGCAGTTCAAGGACTTGgataaggagaaaaaaaagatatcaatTCAGGTTACAAGGAACAGTTATAGACAGAAAATGTCAATCTATGACTTACTTCCTGGAGATATTGTTCACCTGTCGATTGGGGATCAAGTCCCTGCTGATGGACTATTTGTTTCAGGGTTTTCTGTGTTGATTGATGAGTCAAGCTTGACGGGAGAAAGTGAGCCAGTGATGGTGACAGCAGAAAACCCCTATCTTCTTTCTGGAACTAAAGTTCAAGATGGATCCTGCAAGATGATGGTCACTACTGTTGGGATGAGAACCCAATGGGGTAAGTTGATGGCCACTCTTAGTGAAGGTGGAGATGACGAAACTCCATTGCAGGTGAAATTAAATGGGGTGGCAACAATTATTGGGAAAATTGGTCTTTTCTTTGCAGTCATCACTTTCGCTGTGTTAGTTCAAGGAATGCTTAGCCGTAAAATTCGAGAAGGGACTCACTGGAGCTGGTCAGCAGATGATGCATTAGAGGTATTGGAATTCTTTGCTGTTGCAGTTAcaattgttgttgttgctgtgCCAGAGGGCCTTCCTTTGGCTGTGACGTTAAGTCTTGCCTTTGCcatgaagaaaatgatgaatgaTAAGGCACTCGTCCGTCACTTGGCAGCTTGTGAAACTATGGGTTCTGCCACAAGTATTTGCAGTGACAAAACTGGAACAATCACCACAAATCGCATGACAGTAGTCAAGTCATGCATTTGCATGAATGTCAAGGAATCATGTAATAATGCATCAGATTTCTCTTCTGACCTTCCATCCTCTGTTGTCAAACTTCTGCTGCAATCCATATTCAACAACACTGGAGGAGAAGTTGTAATCAACCAAAGTGGCAAACGTGAGTTGTTGGGCACTCCCACTGAGACTGCATTATTAGAGTTTGGTCTCTCACTTGGAGGAGATTTTCAGGCTGAAAGACAGGCAGGTAAACTTATTAAAGTGGAGCCGTTCAACTCTTTGAAAAAGCGAATGGGTGTTGTCCTACAATTTCCTGAAGGCGGTTACCGTGCACACACGAAAGGGGCTTCAGAAATAGTACTAGCTGCCTGTGACAAGGTGATCAACTCGAGTGGTGAGGTTGTTCCTTTAGATGAATCTTCCATCAAGCATCTCAATGTTATTATCAATCAATTTGCTGGTGAAGCTCTCCGAACACTTTGCCTTGCCTATATGGAACTGGAAAATGGATTCTCTGTCAATGATCCTATTCCAGGTTCTGGTTATACCTGTATAGGTATAGTGGGTATTAAAGATCCTGTTCGTCCTGGTGTGAAGGAGTCTGTTGCAGTTTGTCGTTCAGCTGGTATAACTGTACGAATGGTTACTGGTGACAATATCAATACTGCGAAAGCTATTGCTAGGGAATGTGGAATTCTCACAGATGATGGTATAGCTATTGAGGGTCCAGATTTCAGAGAGAAGAGTCAAGAGGAACTGCTTAAAATTATTCCGAAAATCCAG GTGATGGCTCGATCTTCACCTCTAGATAAGCACACTCTGGTCAAGCATTTGCGGACCACCTTTGATGAAGTAGTTGCAGTTACTGGTGATGGGACAAACGATGCTCCCGCACTTCACGAAGCAGATATTGGACTGGCAATGGGCATCGCTGGAACTGAG GTCGCCAAAGAGAGTGCTGATGTGATCATTCTTGATGATAATTTCTCTACAATAGTGACCGTTGGAAAATGGGGTCGTTCCGTTTACATAAACATTCAAAAATTTGTGCAATTCCAGCTGACTGTTAACATAGTGGCGTTGATTGTAAACTTCTCGTCAGCTTGTTTGACAG GTAGTGCTCCTCTTACTGCAGTCCAACTCTTGTGGGTGAACATGATTATGGATACACTTGGAGCATTGGCTCTCGCTACCGAGCCTCCAACTGATGAATTGATGAAGCGGTTACCTGTCGGGAGGAGAGGAAGTTTTATCAGCAATGTCATGTGGAGAAATATCTTGGGTCAGTCCTTTTATCAGTTCTCAGTCATATGGTTTTTACAGGCCAAAGGGAAATCAACTTTCGGTCTCGACGGCCCTGATTCTGATCTGATACTGAATACTCTCATCTTCAATTCATTCGTGTTCTGTCAG ATTTTCAACGAAATAAGTTCAAGGGAGATGGACAAAATCGATGTGTTCAAAGGAATACTTGATAACTATGTGTTTGTTGCTGTTCTTGGTTCCACCGTCATCTTCCAAATAATCATCATCGAATTCCTGGGAACATTTGCAAGCACAACTCCTCTGAGTATGTCGCAGTGGACGTTCAGCTTGGTGATCGGATTTCTAGGAATGCCAATTGCTGCTTTCTTGAAGACAATTGCAGTATAA
- the LOC101212071 gene encoding pentatricopeptide repeat-containing protein At5g67570, chloroplastic produces MEALNSNTPIPSPKFEPDTDKIKRMLLQKGVYPTPRIVRSLRKKEIQKYNRKLKRVAERQSAQSPPLSESQKQLIAEETHFLTLRSEYKEFSKAIEAKPAGGLMVGRPWERLERVNFKELTGVRTGYNRDSLKKESLRELRKLFETRKLEESQWALDDDVELKEEWLESENDRYDVVKRRRGDGEVIRFLVDRLSSGPISMRDWKFSRMMIRSGLQFNEGQLLKILDALGAKGCWKQALSVVEWVYNLKSHSHSKSRFVYTKLLAVLGMARKPQEALQIFNLMRGDGQIYPDMAAYHSIAVTLGQAGLLKQLLKVIEFMRQQPSKKVRNKCRKSWDPAVEPDLVIYNAILNACIPTLEWKGVYWVFTQLRKSGLRPNGATYGLSMEVMLKSGKYEQLHNLFTKMKKNGQTLKANTYRVLVKAFWEEGNVNGAIEAVRDMEQRGVVGSASVYYELACCLCYNGKWQDALVEVEKMKTLSHMKPLVVTFTGMISSSFNGGHIDDCISIFEYMKQICAPNIGTINTMLKVYGRNDMYSKAKDLFEEIKRKADSSSHDSAVPSLVPDEYTYASMLEAAASSLQWEYFESVYREMALSGYQLDQSKHALLLVEASKAGKWYLLDHAFDTILEAGQIPHPLLFTEMILQLTTQDNYEQAVTLVRTMGYAPFQVSERQWTELFEGNTDRIRRNNLKQLLHALGDCDASEATVSNLSRSLQSLCKFDIPENTSQSVACDHDATDELQLPDSENMENMKLHPDEDESLDIIPVDHASLNMKVNSESKMSPWSVSISDGALGTGQFSDGSNNVHSPFDLCGESEDDEEELNTLLDEFDDAYDSNLPAVNEILETWKEERKADGLFLHSLN; encoded by the exons ATGGAAGCTTTGAACTCAAATACACCAATTCCTTCACCAAAATTTGAACCAGATACCGATAAAATTAAGCGAATGCTTCTCCAGAAGGGTGTTTATCCCACTCCCAGAATTGTCCGCTCACTCCGCAAGAAAGAAATCCAGAAGTACAATCGCAAACTCAAGCGAGTGGCCGAACGACAATCCGCTCAGTCGCCACCTCTTTCTGAGTCCCAAAAGCAACTTATCGCCGAGGAAACTCATTTTCTGACGTTGAGAAGCGAGTACAAGGAGTTCTCGAAGGCCATTGAGGCAAAACCAGCCGGTGGTTTGATGGTCGGGAGGCCTTGGGAGAGACTGGAAAgagttaattttaaagaacTTACGGGTGTTAGAACGGGATACAATCGGGATAGTCTGAAGAAGGAGAGTTTGAGAGAATTGAGGAAGCTGTTTGAGACTCGTAAGCTCGAGGAATCGCAGTGGGCTTTGGATGACGATGTGGAACTGAAGGAAGAGTGGTTGGAGAGTGAAAATGATCGATATGACGTCGTGAAACGGAGGCGTGGCGACGGAGAGGTTATTCGCTTCCTTGTTGACAG GCTAAGTTCGGGACCAATTTCAATGAGAGATTGGAAATTCTCGAGGATGATGATACGGTCAGGCTTGCAGTTCAATGAAGGTCAACTACTTAAAATTCTGGACGCCCTTGGTGCTAAGGGATGTTGGAAACAGGCCTTATCAGTGGTTGAGTGGGTGTACAATCTGAAAAGTCATAGTCATTCTAAAAGCAG GTTTGTCTATACAAAGCTTTTAGCTGTTCTTGGGATGGCAAGGAAACCACAGGAAGCCCTTcagatatttaatttgatgagG GGAGACGGCCAGATATATCCTGATATGGCTGCATATCACAGTATAGCTGTTACGCTAGGTCAAGCTGGCCTCTTGAAACAATTGCTGAAAGTTATTGAATTCATGAGGCAGCAACCAtctaaaaaagttagaaaCAAGTGCCGCAAATCTTGGGATCCTGCAGTTGAACCCGACCTTGTTATATATAATGCT ATTTTGAACGCATGCATTCCCACCCTTGAGTGGAAAGGTGTCTACTGGGTGTTCACACAATTGAGAAAGAGTGGTTTGAGACCTAATGGAGCAACATATGGACTTTCTATGGAG GTTATGCTGAAATCTGGAAAGTATGAGCAACTTCACAatctttttacaaaaatgaagaagaatggaCAAACTCTAAAGGCAAACACTTACAGAG TTCTTGTCAAAGCTTTTTGGGAGGAAGGAAATGTCAATGGAGCTATTGAGGCAGTCAGGGATATGGAACAAAGAGGAGTAGTTGGATCTGCCAGTGTCTATTACGAACTAGCTTGTTGTTTATGTTACAATGGGAAGTGGCAAGATGCATTAGTAGAG gtggaaaaaatgaaaacactaTCACACATGAAACCTTTGGTGGTGACCTTCACTGGCATGATCTCATCTTCCTTCAATGGTGGACATATTGATGATTGTATATCCATTTTCGAGTACATGAAGCAAATATGTGCCCCGAATATAGGAACCATAAATACCATGCTCAAAGTTTATGGCCGAAATGATATGTATTCTAAAGCAAAAGAtttgtttgaagaaataaagagaaaagctGATAGTTCCTCCCATGATAGCGCTGTTCCTTCTTTAGTGCCGGATGAATATACGTATGCCTCAATGCTTGAGGCAGCTGCTAGTTCACTCCAATGGGAATATTTTGAGAGCGTATACAGAGAAATGGCTCTGTCGGGATACCAGCTTGATCAGAGTAAACACGCATTATTACTTGTGGAAGCATCCAAAGCTGGGAAG TGGTATCTGTTGGATCATGCATTTGACACAATCTTGGAAGCTGGACAGATTCCCCATCCATTGTTGTTCACAGAAATGATATTGCAACTCACAACTCAAGATAACTATGAGCAGGCTGTCACCTTAGTTAGAACCATGGGTTATGCTCCATTTCAAGTGAGTGAAAGGCAATGGACAGAACTTTTTGAAGGGAACACGGACAGAATTCGTCGGAATAACTTGAAACAACTGTTGCATGCTCTTGGCGACTGTGATGCTTCAGAAGCCACGGTCTCGAACTTGTCAAGGTCACTGCAGTCTCTTTGCAAATTTGACATACCAGAGAACACCTCCCAATCTGTAGCTTGTGACCATGATGCAACAGATGAATTGCAACTTCCTGATTCTGAAAACATGGAGAATATGAAGCTTCACCCAGATGAAGACGAGTCATTGGATATCATTCCTGTTGACCATGCAAGTTTGAACATGAAAGTCAATAGTGAGTCAAAGATGTCTCCTTGGTCAGTGAGTATTTCTGATGGTGCTTTAGGGACTGGCCAATTTTCAGACGGTTCCAACAATGTGCACTCGCCTTTTGATTTATGCGGTGAAAGCGAGGACGATGAGGAAGAACTTAACACGTTACTTGATGAATTTGATGATGCTTATGATTCAAACTTGCCTGCTGTCAATGAAATATTGGAAACCTGGAAAGAGGAGAGAAAAGCTGATGGGTTATTTCTCCACTCTTTGAATTAG
- the LOC101203973 gene encoding uncharacterized protein LOC101203973: MPSIASKLPAKSLVRLLTVAPRPLLVRSLSTVAEERTQKLERIADELLDLTKIERHDYAILFRYKMGLNKYGPAVSGLSAPGSAAAGSAAAETKEAEKTVFDIKLEKFDAAAKIKIIKEVRTFTDLGLKEAKDLVEKVPVVLKKGVTKDQGNPIIEKLKELGATAVLE, encoded by the coding sequence ATGCCATCAATTGCCTCCAAACTTCCGGCCAAATCTTTAGTGAGGCTTCTCACTGTCGCTCCAAGACCATTGCTAGTTCGGTCCCTCAGCACCGTCGCCGAGGAACGAACCCAGAAACTCGAGAGGATCGCCGATGAGCTCCTCGACCTCACTAAAATCGAACGACATGACTATGCCATCCTCTTCCGGTATAAAATGGGTTTAAACAAGTACGGGCCTGCAGTTTCTGGGCTAAGTGCACCAGGTTCAGCCGCCGCCGGATCTGCCGCCGCCGAAACAAAAGAAGCTGAGAAAACTGTTTTTGATATAAAGCTCGAGAAATTTGATGCGGCGGCCAAGATCAAGATCATAAAGGAGGTAAGAACGTTCACTGATTTGGGTCTGAAAGAGGCTAAGGATTTGGTGGAGAAGGTGCCCGTGGTGCTCAAGAAGGGAGTAACAAAAGATCAAGGAAACCCAATTATTGAGAAGCTTAAGGAATTGGGAGCTACTGCTGTATTGGaatga